The Candidatus Tanganyikabacteria bacterium genome includes a window with the following:
- a CDS encoding lipoate--protein ligase family protein yields MQATIPGTVRLLVDPPAAGAYNMALDEALLEALAGGQGLPTLRFYDWSPPALSLGYAQPVEVVDRDACRRWGVDVVRRPTGGRAVLHDRELTYSVVMRAGGESVADSYCRISKAIARALAAMGVPAEVAAGSARKAPGVADCFAVATPADLVAGSGRKLAGSAQVRRHGRFLQHGSIKLAPSPIPLGELLPGQAAPSPATVADYLGTPAPDLAGRLMRAIAAELGVPWEPAAPTAAELHLAAIIAARTSSVPGPADRVAARPDRGA; encoded by the coding sequence ATGCAAGCTACAATTCCGGGAACCGTGCGCCTCCTGGTCGATCCACCGGCAGCCGGCGCCTACAACATGGCGCTGGACGAGGCCCTGCTCGAGGCCCTGGCCGGCGGCCAGGGGTTACCGACGCTCCGCTTCTACGACTGGTCCCCGCCCGCCCTGAGCCTGGGATACGCCCAGCCTGTCGAGGTCGTGGACCGGGACGCTTGCCGGCGGTGGGGAGTCGACGTGGTGCGCCGGCCCACGGGCGGCCGCGCCGTGCTCCACGACCGGGAATTGACCTATTCCGTGGTGATGCGGGCGGGGGGCGAGTCGGTGGCGGACAGCTACTGCCGCATCTCGAAGGCGATCGCCCGCGCCCTGGCCGCCATGGGAGTACCGGCGGAGGTGGCCGCCGGAAGCGCCCGCAAGGCGCCAGGCGTGGCCGATTGCTTCGCCGTAGCGACCCCGGCCGATCTGGTGGCCGGCTCCGGCCGAAAGCTCGCCGGCTCCGCGCAGGTCCGCCGCCACGGCCGTTTCCTGCAGCATGGTTCCATCAAGCTGGCGCCGTCGCCCATTCCGCTCGGCGAGTTGTTGCCGGGCCAGGCTGCGCCCTCGCCGGCTACGGTCGCCGACTACCTGGGCACCCCGGCACCTGACCTAGCCGGCAGGCTGATGCGCGCGATCGCCGCCGAACTGGGCGTCCCCTGGGAACCCGCCGCGCCGACCGCCGCGGAACTTCACCTTGCCGCGATCATCGCAGCTCGAACTTCATCCGTACCTGGCCCAGCTGATCGCGTTGCGGCGCGGCCGGATCGAGGGGCGTGA
- a CDS encoding TonB family protein: protein MIRYYEIRPNREAWGTSLVIHAWVLAVLLFIPAIKATEVAPETPLELTLLDLGTPGDQVAGENDAPRPKRVAAPVRNVPVERPVERVVEPKPAAIRQAPVPASPPREAIKPRIEEVRQPDLAALAAEEERRRSVEEARRRELEEAGDRQAHGGRGEAADPPPAGGAVGAGRGATGDLAGRGFQLFEPEYPTGAAQRHSEGTVVARIRVAPAGEVVEVDLVRSAGDPDLDRAALAAFRRYRFTPLDPAAPQRDQLGQVRMKFELR from the coding sequence GTGATCCGTTACTACGAAATCCGACCCAACCGGGAGGCCTGGGGCACGTCCCTGGTCATCCACGCCTGGGTACTCGCGGTGCTGCTCTTCATTCCCGCGATCAAGGCGACCGAGGTCGCACCGGAGACGCCCCTGGAGCTCACGCTGCTCGATCTGGGGACGCCGGGCGACCAGGTCGCCGGCGAGAATGACGCTCCGCGGCCCAAGCGGGTCGCCGCCCCGGTGCGAAACGTCCCGGTCGAGCGGCCGGTGGAGCGCGTCGTGGAGCCGAAGCCGGCGGCCATACGCCAGGCGCCCGTACCCGCATCTCCCCCGCGCGAGGCGATCAAGCCGCGGATCGAGGAGGTCCGGCAGCCCGATCTCGCCGCGCTGGCCGCCGAGGAAGAGCGCCGTCGCTCGGTGGAGGAGGCGCGGCGACGCGAACTCGAAGAAGCCGGAGACAGGCAGGCCCACGGCGGGCGCGGAGAAGCGGCCGATCCGCCGCCGGCCGGAGGCGCCGTGGGAGCCGGTCGGGGCGCGACGGGCGATCTGGCCGGCCGAGGCTTCCAGCTCTTCGAGCCCGAGTATCCCACGGGGGCCGCGCAGCGCCACTCGGAGGGTACGGTTGTCGCCAGGATCCGGGTCGCGCCTGCCGGAGAGGTGGTCGAGGTGGACCTGGTGCGATCCGCGGGAGATCCCGACCTCGACCGGGCGGCGCTGGCGGCTTTCCGGCGTTACAGGTTCACGCCCCTCGATCCGGCCGCGCCGCAACGCGATCAGCTGGGCCAGGTACGGATGAAGTTCGAGCTGCGATGA
- a CDS encoding tetratricopeptide repeat protein — protein sequence MFRKFACLLAFSLMAGAPAQALPGIGERPIALLERGAHSQAALALSRKLPGLRGAERERALYLLGQARRRLGDLAGAEDALAKIPAESAWFARAAGELADLYALQGKQTRAIRAYRAQINALPWRDGLPVRLRLGEALLEARDYEGAIEAYRPLHDCDDAALREAAWYGAGWAATRAGLHARALWFWQQAIREFPLSARIKEARLNLANHYLRMGRLAFAAEQLRATSEDPEERNPDAIAYTAEFVAAEAAIDAGDWVRAAQAYRRAAVSPRWAEAAGYGVGFALWRAGRLGEAEDALETFLTAYPASRFRLATRYTLGRVLQERGRPGEARAIYSAVLAGGRSRWGEESLFQLAGMELAAGKPAEAMKWCRRLMEDYPTGRLALPGLWLLAESQLASGAVSDAIESYARLAKRPESLSFLEGRGNRVMFKLGLAYFKAGETESAEAAFKEVVRHPGPLVPEAQFWRGEALYRLGRFGEAADAFEEVVARHPDAPKAPEAAYGLGWAELRRGNRGAAMWAFKQAAAKLLDSDRKRDAYQRLAMLQLDAGAYKEAQASLKQVLVLGGDADPTEGAFYLAWSHMKAGELPDAMRGFAQIADRLPASARGRQARTYQAQILLQLERYREAAQAFEALIGLPALSASGSGEIDPRLRAAAAYLSGGDAERSAVLYAQVLEDASSSAEVRASVLQPLAGAYLRAGQLPRAESVVLAAATGDAWVPGMLVKIAEAYGKESKWQQAAAAYAAVPGGDPAVALERARALRKGGDPAGAAEVYKQLAGAVKPDGAVKPATVLFELFDAYEEAGRWELEREVLERLEKTPGADGERLAQAWYRFGETIFGKGDAVQAEEAFRKAEKRAAKGTAFAWKVRYALGNALVGCKRYEDALFELTALTSAKEPAGSKEPASAFRAWKALAWLKQGEALERLRRWDEAQTIYGTVAIDQTLPERERQEAQARIAWIKANVRRPQP from the coding sequence ATGTTCCGGAAGTTCGCTTGTCTACTGGCTTTTAGCCTGATGGCCGGTGCGCCGGCCCAGGCATTGCCCGGTATCGGCGAGCGGCCCATCGCGTTGCTCGAGCGCGGCGCCCACAGCCAGGCCGCCCTCGCGCTCTCCAGGAAACTGCCCGGCCTTCGCGGCGCCGAGCGGGAACGGGCGCTCTATCTGCTGGGACAGGCCCGCCGCCGCCTGGGCGATCTGGCCGGAGCCGAGGACGCCCTCGCGAAGATCCCGGCCGAGTCGGCCTGGTTCGCGCGCGCGGCGGGCGAACTCGCGGATCTCTACGCCCTGCAGGGCAAGCAGACGCGGGCGATCCGCGCCTATCGCGCGCAGATCAATGCGTTGCCCTGGCGCGACGGGTTGCCGGTCCGCCTGCGCCTGGGAGAGGCGCTCCTGGAGGCTCGCGACTACGAGGGTGCGATCGAGGCGTATCGCCCGCTGCACGACTGCGACGACGCCGCGCTTCGCGAGGCGGCATGGTACGGGGCGGGCTGGGCCGCGACGCGTGCCGGCCTCCACGCGCGTGCGCTCTGGTTCTGGCAGCAAGCCATTCGCGAGTTCCCGCTGAGCGCCCGCATCAAGGAGGCCCGCCTCAACCTCGCCAACCATTACCTGCGCATGGGGCGCCTGGCGTTCGCCGCCGAGCAATTGCGGGCGACTTCCGAAGATCCTGAAGAGCGCAACCCCGACGCGATCGCGTACACGGCGGAGTTCGTGGCCGCCGAAGCCGCGATCGATGCCGGCGACTGGGTGCGAGCCGCGCAGGCCTACCGGCGCGCCGCGGTGTCGCCGCGGTGGGCCGAGGCCGCGGGCTACGGCGTGGGTTTCGCGCTTTGGCGGGCCGGCCGGCTCGGCGAGGCCGAGGACGCCCTCGAAACCTTCCTGACGGCGTACCCGGCGAGCCGCTTCCGTCTCGCGACGCGCTATACCCTGGGGCGCGTCCTCCAGGAGCGGGGACGGCCAGGCGAGGCGCGGGCGATCTACTCGGCGGTGCTTGCCGGCGGCCGGAGCCGCTGGGGAGAGGAGTCGCTGTTCCAGCTCGCCGGGATGGAGCTCGCCGCGGGAAAGCCCGCGGAGGCGATGAAATGGTGCCGGCGCCTCATGGAAGACTATCCCACCGGCCGCCTGGCCCTGCCGGGCTTGTGGCTCCTCGCCGAGTCGCAGCTCGCCAGCGGCGCGGTCTCGGATGCCATCGAGAGCTACGCGCGTCTGGCCAAGCGGCCCGAGAGCCTGTCTTTCCTGGAGGGGCGAGGCAATCGCGTCATGTTCAAGCTGGGGCTGGCCTACTTCAAGGCGGGCGAAACCGAATCGGCCGAAGCCGCCTTCAAGGAAGTCGTCCGCCACCCGGGGCCGCTCGTGCCCGAAGCGCAGTTCTGGCGCGGCGAAGCTCTCTATCGCCTCGGCCGGTTCGGCGAGGCCGCCGACGCGTTCGAGGAGGTCGTCGCCAGGCACCCGGACGCCCCGAAGGCGCCCGAGGCGGCGTACGGGCTGGGCTGGGCGGAGCTCCGGCGTGGCAACCGGGGCGCCGCCATGTGGGCATTCAAGCAGGCGGCCGCCAAGCTCCTGGATAGCGACCGCAAGCGCGACGCGTACCAACGCCTCGCGATGCTGCAACTCGATGCGGGCGCGTACAAGGAAGCGCAGGCCTCGCTGAAGCAGGTGCTGGTGCTGGGCGGGGACGCGGATCCGACCGAGGGCGCCTTCTACCTGGCATGGAGCCACATGAAGGCCGGAGAGCTACCCGATGCCATGCGGGGCTTCGCGCAGATCGCCGATCGGCTGCCCGCCTCCGCCCGGGGCCGGCAGGCGCGGACTTACCAGGCGCAGATCCTGCTCCAGCTCGAGCGGTACCGGGAGGCTGCCCAGGCATTCGAAGCCTTGATCGGCCTGCCGGCGCTCTCCGCATCCGGGAGCGGCGAGATCGATCCGCGGCTACGCGCCGCCGCTGCCTACCTATCCGGCGGCGACGCCGAGCGATCGGCCGTGCTGTACGCCCAGGTCCTCGAGGATGCGTCGTCGTCGGCCGAGGTGCGCGCGTCGGTTCTCCAGCCTCTTGCCGGCGCCTACCTGCGGGCCGGCCAGTTGCCCAGGGCCGAGAGCGTGGTCCTGGCGGCGGCGACCGGCGACGCGTGGGTGCCCGGGATGCTGGTGAAGATCGCCGAGGCCTACGGCAAGGAGAGCAAGTGGCAACAGGCGGCCGCCGCCTATGCGGCCGTCCCGGGCGGAGACCCGGCGGTGGCGCTGGAGCGGGCCCGCGCCTTGCGCAAGGGCGGCGACCCCGCCGGCGCGGCCGAGGTCTACAAGCAGCTTGCGGGGGCGGTCAAGCCCGACGGCGCGGTCAAGCCGGCCACGGTGCTCTTCGAGCTTTTCGATGCCTACGAGGAAGCCGGCCGGTGGGAGCTGGAGCGGGAGGTGCTGGAACGGCTGGAGAAGACTCCCGGTGCGGATGGCGAGCGCCTCGCCCAGGCCTGGTACCGCTTCGGGGAGACGATCTTCGGCAAGGGCGACGCCGTTCAGGCGGAGGAGGCCTTCCGCAAGGCCGAGAAACGGGCCGCCAAGGGAACGGCGTTCGCCTGGAAGGTGCGCTACGCGCTGGGCAACGCCCTGGTCGGCTGCAAGCGCTACGAGGACGCGCTTTTCGAGCTGACGGCGCTAACTTCCGCCAAGGAACCCGCGGGCAGCAAGGAACCGGCGAGCGCATTCCGGGCCTGGAAGGCCCTCGCATGGCTCAAGCAGGGCGAGGCGCTGGAAAGGCTGCGGCGCTGGGACGAAGCGCAAACCATCTACGGCACCGTCGCCATCGATCAAACGCTCCCCGAGCGGGAGCGGCAGGAAGCGCAGGCACGCATCGCCTGGATCAAGGCGAACGTGCGGAGGCCCCAGCCATGA